The genomic segment AGCTGCTATAGAGTCATACATCCAGAGGAATGGTCATGGTTCTACCCAGAGAAGCTGCTATAGAGTCATACATCCAGAGGAATGGTCATGGTTCTACCCAGAGAAGCTGCTATAGAGTCATACATCCAGAGGAATGGTCATGGTTCTACCCAGAGAAGCTGCTATAGAGTCATACATCCAGAGGAATGGTCATGGTTCTACCCAGAGAAGCTGCTATAGAGTCATACATCCAGAGGAATGGTCATGGTTCTACCCAGAGAAGCTGCTATAGCGTCATACATCCAGAGGAATGGTCATGGTTCTACCCAGAGAAGCTGCTATGGAGTCATACGTCCAAGACAAGCCTGTGTGTCTGATGAACCTACTTAATGGCCCCTGGCCAGAGCTCTGCGCTTCCGCAGGCCAGGAGAGGAAACCCTCCCCAAGGCTGAGGGGTAAGACCAGTCTGGCCTCTCTGACAgggtgggagagcgagagagggatgaCCTAAATACAGCCAAGGCATCCTGACTCTTCAACAACAACCTGAGCATAAGAGGGGGGTAgtttcctaacacacacacacacacacacacacacacacacacacacacacacacacacacctatttagaAACAAAATGACTCAGCAGACAGAGCAGCCCATAAGGGGCAGGGGGTGGACCAGGCTGCTCTGTCTCGGCCAatttgataaacagagactgCAACATTTCCCGTCAAAATAAAGATGAATTAATTCTATAACCCTGCTTCCACCTAACATCCAAGTCCCAGAGAGACTTAACAGGCTGGAAAAAGGGCCTGCATGTACCGAAATAAGAGGTACATGACAGACACGGCAGCGCTGGAATGGCATCTGTAGAGTGGGCCAGGACACaaacagagaccagagaagtGTGGTAGGGTGGGAGAGGTGAAGGGTGAACTCAAGAGGATAGTGTGGAGATTTAGCTTTTCTAATTTCAGTGTGGGGAGGAGCAGAAATAGGCTAATGGGTTAGTCCATTGGATGTGACTGAACTATAAACAGTCAATTGAGATGCTCGGCTCACCTTTCTCAGCTCCACTGTCACTTCATTGCGATGTCTTCGCATAGTctgtaagagagagaggagaagagtcaGAGATGAGCCTAACTACTGGAGCATTTAAAAGACAGCCCATACACTCAAACAAACCACATGCAATGTTAGTCAATTGGAACTGGCTCCATTTTGTTTACAGACTGGGCTTTAGAATACAAGTGTACTGCTGCATGTTGGCAACAGAGAATCATGTTAACTTGATTGCCAGTCAGGGCATCCTGGTTCATATTACTAAACACTGTGTAACCTCCCTCATGCAAGCAATGATTCTGTTTACTTTTATCCACCAACTCAAAGGTGTGACCCGCTGCTGCTGGCAAAACCCTGCCCCTGATCTGACACCCTAACTCAAGGTCGCAGTAAAAATCTGATGTGGTTCCGTATGTATTTGAAATGCTCCATCTATTGAAGACGGAACACAATGTTTTGTCAACACTGCCTTTTGTGGGAACTGTGTTAAGGGAGGATAGTGAATCAGCCATGAGAGAACACCTGAGAGTGGCTCAGCTGggaggaggaagtcagagacctctGAAACAACAACAGTCGATCAAATCTACAGAATTCCAGGCATTTCTCTGGGACACTCATTCCATGCTGGGACAAGAGGGCGACTTCCTGTGAGAGGGAAGACTGCCTCAGCCCCTGGACAACACACCAGAGGTCTTCAACCTTTCTTTACATTTGAATACTACAAATGCTGCATTGCCAATGTTGATTGTGGAGTATCCTGTTATATGTTGGGATTATTATTGTATTGTAACAACGTCATACACGGCAGTCACTGTGGCCCTCTGTGGTGGCGTAGGTCATAACTTGTGAAAGGGATACATTTTCTGTAACCTACAGCTATTAACATTCCTTGAAGTCTAAACACAGCCTAAATCTCATTGAATAtgctgtgtgtctcctctctgatGCAGTAGAATTCAGCACCATaggagcagggtgtgtgtgttgccctGGCCTGGGGCACTTCTATAGATCGGATAGGGGCTGTATCTGGACAAGGCCTCTCGTCTCTGACAAGTGATCCATCTCGTATTCTTGGCTTAGCTGCTGCAAGCTTGTCAGCAGGGCTGGTGGGTCGTTAGACATGTGCAAGTCACACTGGCCCCAAAACAACCATGTCGCACTTCTGTTTCCTCTCCGCTCAATATAGCACATACCAGATGGACATTAATCCATCATGCTCTCCGTCCGTGATTACTGTGTTTCTAATACATAAGAATATGGGATAGTCAACATGTTATGTAGTCCCAAAAGTGAAATATTTATGTTAAGGACGTGTGATCAATACAGATACAAGGGAAATGGCATGTCCCTTTGAATTAAATGTGTGGCCCTAATCATCGGGTATGGGGTtttcattttacctttatttaagtaggcaagtcagttacaaattcttatttacaaagactgcctaccccggccaaacccggacgacgctgggccagtcgTACACCGCCCTATGTAACTCCAAACAGGACCAGATGTGATGTCAGCATGGATAAGAAAGAGGGTCTgtcgtgacgcctctagcactgagatgcagtgccttagaccgctgcgccactcgggaggtttATTGAATCAACATGGTGACAGTAGCATCATTAGCTTTAGATCGATGTGTTTATGGTGCAACTGCTCTAACTCACTGTTTGTTAAACACCCACCCTGCGGTCACTGGGATATTGAATTGCAAGATGTTCATTCACGTATGAGTTAGTTAGCTGGGTATATTATTATAAACTGATTAATAACGCCCGAATCTCAACTGTTGCAGCCGTGGAAGTTGATTTGTGCTAGTCGTTTTCTAACAGTTAATGTGCATCATCCGCCCATTTTGACACATAGTTATGTGTCAAATTGGGTATAATTAGCTGGTTTTGTTAGCTAGATACGCTTACCAGTTCAGTTAAGTTACAGTGACTGACTTGCCAACTCGAAATATCAAATGCCATGCCCATGACCAACATCAAGATGGTTAGTTGTCTGGTGCCTTTTACCAATTATAACTATTACTTTCATTTAGTTGATGCCAAAAAAGTTAATTTGCAAAAATATGTTTCTCACAACCTAGTTAGCTGCTAGCAAGCACAGAGTTAGCAACTTTCCTGGCTAGCTAGCAGGCCTTCTTGCGAAAGCCGCGCCCGCTCCGCATGATAAACTTTAGCTAGTTAGTGTATGTGGATGATAGATCATAATCCGCGACACATTGTAGAACAAGAAAACTTCAACAAGGACGGACAATGAATACTGCAGCAACCAAACCGAATTGAGAGCTAGGTAACCGAGTGTTCGCTAGCACTCGTTGCTAACGGctagttagccagccagctaacgttagcctagCTAGACACCTCACCTCGACATCGCGCCCCTTGTTTTTGAAGCTCTTAATTCGGTGGTTATCCAAGTCGGCGTTTTCTGCCATGGCTGTCTGTGTTCGGGATGTTTAGCTAGTCCTGCCCTTGAAGCTCCGGTGGGAAAAGAGAACGTACTGCTGTTTTGCCGAAGGGTGGCTGGCCAGGCGTGATACACCGCGATGGGATAATCTCGTCAAGGAGGAGCCACGGAATACTGTCAATTGGGGGAGGAGGACCTATAGCTCGTGTGTGCATCCCCTGGTGTAACCGACTTCCTTGCAACATTGTTGCGCAATGTAACTAGTCGATTCCCTTAAATTGCTGCAATATATCCAGTTGTTTTTTAGTCTCCAATGAAGATACTGTACATTATTACCAAACGACTTGCTAATCAACTATGCTATGGCTGGCTACTTTACACTGATTGCTTGCTGTTGTTGACCGATAGGTTGGATTTGAGCCCAAAGggaggacttcattatgaagaaTCACTGAAGATCAATGCTtcacaaattaaacaaaaaatgaaTTGACTTTACTGTTAATCCACACAAATGTAGCTACACTAATATTTGAACAAAAAACAATCAAATCACTACATTTTCTTGTTTAGCATTGCTTTAATGTATTACCTACAACTAAATAAACATTATCATATTGAATTTGGGGAAACTACAGAAACATATTCTCACATATTACCCCTCCTGTTTTTTCAGATTAGTGCAGATTAAGTGCCACTCACTGTCATTTACTGAACTAAACAGACAGGGGGGTAGTCTGAATAAAAGAGACACAAAGCTAAAACATAAACAATGCAACCAAAAAAGGATAACGCTAATCCCATGTTGAATGAATGTAGATGTAATTTTAGACCAATGTCTACTGTCAGGAGCCAAACCAATCACTGCTACATTTGTGTGGATTagtaaccatgtgtttgatgtatttcatactattctgctccagccattaccacgagcacatcctccccaattaagatgcctCCAACCTCCTGTGTTTTATTACTCAATTTACTCCATTGGGGCTCAATGATCGATCTCAATTTGTTGCTCATATTAGCCCCTGGTGGTAACATTCTGTACTATCACCAGCCTCTCCAACTGAAGTTATGTGACTGCACTCACCTAGCATGAGATTTGTTTTGTTTACGGTTGGTGTTGCCAGGATATGTTCACTGAATACCACTCCTCTCCTTAGACCTATTCTTGTCTGCAATGATTTAAACTGTCAGTTATCTAAACATGAGTGCCCAGGACTTAATAACATTTAATATTGGAGGTAAAAAATTCACCACTACTCTGTCAACTCTCAGAAGACACCAAGACTCAAGAATAGCTAGGATCCTGGATGGCAAAGACACAGACTTTAAAGTTATCAGTGGACAAGTTTTTGTAGATAGAGATTGGACTTTCTTTAAATACATCCTGGATTATATGAGGACAGGTCAAATCACCTTGCCAGCAGAATTCTCTGACTACAATGGCTTGGCTCAAGAAGCACAGTTCTATGGTTTGTATCCATTGGCACTTTGGGTTGAGAGGAACATCCATCGATCCAGAGTTGAGGTTCTAGAATTGCGCTTCTCTGTCCAGGAAACTCACGGATTCTTCCGAATATTCTGCTCCAATAACAAAACTCTCGAGGCTTTGGCGACAAGGATATCCGTTTTCGTGGAACATCCAAATCTGAATTTCCCACACCTGCCTCAGAACTCCAGCACACCTCATCCTGTACCGGTCCAGAGACCCTCTCACCACGACATGGTGTTCCAATGTGGGACTGACCAACTAGCCAGGGACGACTTCTCTGCCAGGTGAGGGGAAGTTACACTCACCTGTAGGCTATTATACACATCTCAGTGTCTCCCATTGGCCAATTCCTCAAGGGCTCCATACTGTATGAtgagtttattagtcacatgcacagagTTGCAAATAtaattgcagggtacagtgaattTCTTAAGCtccgagctccaacagtgcaggtcaAAAGAGAAGTGAATGaaacaatacaaataataattaaaatataCACATATTTACAACTGTAACACTAATACATGTCCATTGGGGGTTGGGGGCAGGGTGAATGTCGATTGGGGCAGGTAGAATGTCCCTGAGGGATTGTCCATTGGGGGAGCAGCAGGGGGGAAGTGAGAAGTCCAGGGggcaggagggggacagggggagcAGATGGTTTCCTAGTGTATAGACTCTCGCCTGTGTAATGTTAGGGGAAACACTGGATCTGTAATAACTCTTGTATGTTTATTCAAAGCACTATATTATGCACAGTTTTTAAAGACCAAACCTGCATTGTTTTACTCTTACAGGTTTGTAACTATTGAGCCGGACGACAGAAAGCTTCTCAACAGCACCAACGTCCTGGGCCTGCTGGTAGACACCCTTCTGAAGGATGGGTTCCGTCTGATCGGCACAAGGACAGTTTCCCATGAGGAGAAGATTGAATGCTACATGTTTGAAAGGAGCAGGAATACCCAGATCGTTGTACTGAGTGAAACCCCCAGGGCAGAACATCTCAGAAGAGAGGACACACAGAGCCAGCTTGGTGAAGGAAATAAAAAGTGAACTCAGTGTCAGGGTGCATCTCAAAAGTCTAAAGTGGTTCCCTTTCCATGTCATGTTCTGTAATGTCAGTGgacttcagactattgagatggacCCATTCTCTGAGAGTCAGACTGGATTGACCAGCAGATGGCGACAAAGGATAATAATGTTGAGGGCCATAATGTCAATATGCTTCACCTCACCATTAGTCTCAATTTATACAGTATATTTTATTTGACATCAATTTCCTGTGTCCTAAAGTATATTTCCAAAAGTACAATTCTCTAATTTGAAATAGAATTGAGAATGTATTTGATCAAGAAcacaaataaaacataaaaaatataactttttgtttAATTCAACCAGGTAGCCCATAGACTGATGTCGAACGGCAATGCTTTGCTTCAACAGCACCGTCAATACTGGAGGCTTCAGCAGTGGTGACTCCAATATTTACGTGCTGCTACAGCAAGGCAGCCAGTCACAGAATGGCGGTCACAAGCCTCGGATGTTCAGGCTTCGCTCACGTTGTCACAGACATGCACATAACACCACAGCCACCCTCTCTTGTACCCAGTCTGAACTCTCAAGCCCTTGCCTTAGACACTTATCATAGGTCTGAGAGGATAGGATGGGTGTAAGCACAGGTTGGGCAACTCTGGTCTTGGAGGGCCACGGTATATGCAGGCTTTTGCTCCGGCACACCTGATTTAATTGATTGTGGTCTTAAACCacaattagttgaatcaggtgtgttagagctGGGTTGTAACAAAAGCCTGCATTCACCGTGGCCCTCCAGGACTTAGCCTAGCAGGTGGAACTATTTGTGTATTGCTTTCACTCTTCCAATCCTTTTTTCCATGTTTCTCCAGGCGTTACTGCAACAGCACAGTACAGCCTGTATCCCTGTATTACCCACAAACCATTCTGTGCTGCTTCAGCACTGCAAggcctgacacatctacactaaCACATTCACACATACCCATCAGCTGGGTATGAAGGATGGCTAGAGTTCTCCTCTATCTGAAACAAGACAAGAAAAGCCAATGAGGTTGGGATAGTATGGTCATGGAACAATAACAGCATGCTGCGTACTCTGCCATGAGGTATGGGCCTTTATTGCACAAGTGGTAGTATGCACAGGGTCAGTTGTGAACAGCTACAATTAGAAACCACTTAGAAAGCTGTTATTCAATGTGCTAATACTTGGTTAATGTCTCTACATAGCTGAGATGTTTTAGGAGTACCAGtcaataattatttattttattgaccAAAAAGTGTTTTGAGGCCTAACGTGAATATTCTTGATGCCTCCATTTTTTTTATGACCAGTGGAACATTCcccatgtatctaattatatatAATTTATCCGTAAGAATAGATATTTTGATTAGTTGATGACAATAATTATTCTAGTATTTCTTTCAAAAGACTCAGATTAGATGAAAATTAGTAATTGGGGGTCAAATGAAACACATTTTATAATTTGGTATTTTATATGGTATTTAGACACATTCAGATAATGATATAACATTTCACTTCTTTACATCAAGTTTCCCAGTACAACTAAGATAATACCTTCTTTTTTTTAAGTACAGTTCATACTTTTAAATGCTTATATTCATTTTGGATAATTAGATTTTGGCCAATATGACATGCCCAAAAAATtctatcaaaatatttttttgtcaaCTTAGTGGATTTCTATCTAAATATCAGTTTCAAATCATTACATTTTTCAATTACCACTTATTTTTACAATTGAAGAGAGTGTTAGATTGAACCCTGCAGCCTGTTACATTTAACCCTGCTGACAGGGTCAATTGTAACATTTCACTTCTGCCACTCTCGTTGAACTGTAAACGGCTGTATGTCCTAGAAACTTAGTTACAGTGTATAATGGTAGCTGAGACATGTGTGTTGTTTGTATAAAAATATGATTAATCTAACTCAAACAATCTTATCAGAAATAAGTAAAAGGCAAAAAGTGTTAATTTAGCCTCGGTCTACCCTAAGCACCACTATtgataatacagaaattaacagtTGAGATTGACAAGCCCATGCATTGTTgcattatataatataatgtatatatttttaaataattgaTATTAATTTCTCTCACTTATTACATATTTTCTTAGGCTCTGGCAGTGATAAAACAGCAGTTGATGTGGAGAACTCCCGAACTTATAAACGGAAGTCCCGCCTCTTATTAGTTACAGTTGATGATGTAACCGTTTCTAAATTGATCAAGTTGTTGATGCCTCTAAAGTTGTTTTTCTCCAGTGGCTGAGTCTACTGTCTGTTACACGAGGTCATTGTTATTGTAAACAGTCGACCCTCCACATCAAGCATTAGTATGTATCTGTTAATCAAATACAAATAAGGAAGTGTACAGGCTATAGTATAATTGTAATTTATGAAATGTAATAATATTTTAAGGTAGGCTATTTCAAACAATGTATTTATTGAGGAACACACACGGCGATCATAACAACAACTGCACACACCGACTTGATGAACAAAATGTTACAGACCGACTGAGTGAGAATAACGGTCACAATAGCTGTCACACCGACTTGACGAAAAAAATGTTACAGACCGACTGAGTGAGAATAAATGACTAGACATCGTGCTACTTACCTGCGCGTATGACACCTGGAGACGGTAGCCTATAGCCAATGATCCCGTTTAGACTCTTCCCAATGTGCACAGGAAGCTGCGGATTGAAACAACATAATATTCCAGTGAGTTTAACCAGCCGATCATCACGCTTCAAGGAAGTTCTATTCTTTTGTTACTACTGTAGTAGCCTATTTATAAACTACCCTATAGCGCTAGTTTTGCGAGGGAGGCGGGGCGAAGGCATTTGAAGAAAAAAGGGAGATGACTTGATCTCAGCCGACACAAGCGATAATACACACGAACCAATAGATCAACGCATCCTCCATCGCCTTTATATATAGGCAGAGCGCGACCACCCCCCATCTCTATAAAACCATCATCGGCGAGCCCTCTTCCAAAGACTTGCGCCTCGGGGAGAGAAGAAGTCGCCTTTCGAAGTTCGGTTAAGTGATGACTATAGTCTTCAGAAGTGGTTTAAAGTActttagtaaaaatacttgaaagtactacttaagtcgctTTTttcggtatctgtactttactttttgtATTTATggaaacttttacttttacttcactacattccttaagataataatgtacttttaactccatacattttccctgacatccaaaagtattcgttacattttgacaagaatggtcaaattcacataattaccaagagaacatccctggtcatccctactgcctctgatctggcggactcgctAAACACAaacgcttcatttgtaaatgatgtgagtgttggagtgtgaccctggctatccatgcatttaaaaacaagaaaatggtgctgtctggtttgcttaatataaggaagtcCAAATTAtttctacttttacttttgatacttaagtacatttgagcaattccatttacttttgatacttaagtatatttaacacCAAATACTTTTCGACTTTTACTCacgtagtattttactgggtgactttcacttttacttgagtcattttccatTAAGGTATGTAATTGAGTACCTTTTCCACCGTTGGTCGTCAGGAGCAGTCAGGCCTTTTCTTTAACTCTGTGTTAGGAACTATTTGGCGGGTAATTTGGCGTGGTTTGATCGGCCGAGGCCCTACAGTGGGGAATTGTATCTAGCGCGTCAACGCCAACGAACAATGGCTGCACTGCATTGCAATGATGATGAAAATATTCCGTTCGTTGATAACGTCGTTTTAAAGTTGCTTCATACAATGAAATAGCAGTTGAAAGTGTTGTTGGTGGAATTGCCTTAATCTTTTCAATTTTTACATTTTCAATATCATCACTTTGTTTCTCGTTTTCTGTGATCAAAATTGTAAGAGCaaaattttgtattttgaaagtGCGTGTGTTTAGTcgtaaattatatacattttcACGCCTAGTTTCACGCTTAGTTCATTAATTGATTTGAAAtaatgtattttaatgttaaaTTTTGATGTCACACTACTTAGGCTACATGAAATGTAGTACATTTCTAGGTAGTTGTTAAATTAAAACATAATTTGTTTCATTACAGTTCAATTAATGTACACGCTATAGCTATAGGCTGAAAGTCTATCTGAAAGGAATATACACGAAATAGAAACAATTCGTTTTCGAAAATATTTGCAGTCAGACATAGTAAGGCTACTCAACAAACGATCGTCAACTCTGCTTGGAAGAGTATTTTCGCGTGCTCACTGAAATAAGTTAGCCCAGTCTGATTATCGAAAAGAAAAATGTGTTGGAAAACAAAACTCTGAATTTGTCGTCTTCATTTAAATAGCAATGAGCTAATATTTGGAATGCATTGTATAGGTTATAGTCTATGAACCCTTTAAATCCTTGAaataatgtatgtaatgtatcGGAGGCCTATGTAATGGAACATTGGTCTTACAAAGGTGTTTTTCATTTATCCAAATCTTCATTATAGGCCTATGGATAAAATACTCTAAAATATCATGCCAATTACTAAATCCCGCATTAATCTGTGACACCTGCCGTCCGCGTGCGACCCGAAGATTGTATTCATGTTTTCTGTATCGACAAAAGGCATCAGAGATGACAGACA from the Salmo salar chromosome ssa17, Ssal_v3.1, whole genome shotgun sequence genome contains:
- the LOC106575506 gene encoding putative potassium channel regulatory protein, translated to MSAQDLITFNIGGKKFTTTLSTLRRHQDSRIARILDGKDTDFKVISGQVFVDRDWTFFKYILDYMRTGQITLPAEFSDYNGLAQEAQFYGLYPLALWVERNIHRSRVEVLELRFSVQETHGFFRIFCSNNKTLEALATRISVFVEHPNLNFPHLPQNSSTPHPVPVQRPSHHDMVFQCGTDQLARDDFSARFVTIEPDDRKLLNSTNVLGLLVDTLLKDGFRLIGTRTVSHEEKIECYMFERSRNTQIVVLSETPRAEHLRREDTQSQLGEGNKK